The genomic DNA GTGAAGCCGCTGTTGAAGGCCACCGCCGAGCGGCTGACCTGCACCGCGTCGGTCAGGCCGCAGTCGGGACCGGTCTGCCGGTCGGGCACCGCGCTGAAGCGCAGGCCCGCGGCGCCCAGAACGGCGTGGCACTGCCGGGGGGCGCCGTCCAGCCGGGACAGCTTGAGGCGGGTCAGCAGATTCGGGGCCTCCGCGATGTCCAGCGGCGCCCAGGGGTCGTAGCGGGGTGGAACCGTGACCATGCCCGTTCCCACCATCGCCGCCCCGCTTATGGCGGCCAGAAGCAGCAGGGCCGACGCCCAGCGCAAGAACCGTCCCATGCGTCTGCCAGATCTCCCCGTTGCGGCACCCCAGGCTGAACAGCGGGAACGGTCGCGTGGTTCGTTCCGGATCACATTCCCCCTAATTGCTTATGAACCGGCGGTGGGGGCGGCCTGTTGTCCAAGCGGCGGTTCATCCGTTCGTGCAATTGGACGGAGCGTGACTTCCATGCCACAGTTCCAGCGTTACCCTTCGTCACGCGGTGAGGGAGAGTCCGATGTCCGATGCACATGATGAAGTCCTGGCCATGCAGGGCCGGACCGAACGCGCGAATTCCACGATCCCGCTCACCGCTTCCTCCGCGCTGGCCTCCGCCGCCGCGCTGTTCCGGAAGATCGAAACGCCCCCGCCTCCGTCCCCGCCCGCCGAGGAGTGGATCGTCGGCGACGCCGGGGCCTTCGGCATCGGCGCCTACGGCCGTCTGCCCGCCGCGGCCCCCGCGGCGACGGTGGCGCCGGAGCTTCTGGCGCGGCGGGAGCTGGCGGCACGGCTCGATGGCGGGATGGCCGAGGACACCGCCGGCTGAGGGCAGGAGCGTCGGCTCAGCCGTCCTTGCGGTATAGGGCGACCAGCGCCGTGAGGACGGCCGGATCGTCGTAGCGGCCCAGGAACAGGTCGCCGATGGCCCGGCGCAGCAGGATGCTGATCCGGGCGCGGGCGCGGCCATGGACGGCGCCCTCCAGCCGGCGGCAGCGGTTGCACAGCAGGCGGACCCGCTCGACGGCCGAGCGGGTGATGCGCAGCGCCTCGACGCTGACCAGGATGTCGGTGGTGGCGGCGTATTCGGCGGCCTCCGGCCAGGGCACGCGGCGCCCGCGGCCGTCCCGCCACGTCTCGTCCGCCCCATCATACCAGCGCCCGTCGGGCAGGCAGCGCACAACGACCCCGTCGGGCCGCCCGCAGCAGCGGCAGCGCAGGTTTCCCGAGGTCTCCCCCACACGCACCGGGTCGAGATAGGGCGCACGGATCTGCATCCGGCTCCCGGAGCGTGTCTGCCTGCCCCGCATCGGCTGTTCCAGTTCCCGTCTTGAAATCCCCAACCGGGGGGAGGTCCCCGGCGGAACGGGGACGATGGCACGGAACGGCCGGTTCCGCGCGTGACTTCTGCGCGGATCAGGCCGCGAAGGGCATCAGGAACAATGTGACCGAGGCCAGCGTGAAGGCGGCCATGGAGCGGCGCCCCACGGCGACGGCGGCCTCGTCCTGCCCGCTCTCCTCCAGGCGCAGCGCCAGGAAGCCCTGGGCCATGCCCGACGCGAAGGTGATGATGTGGATGATCGCGAGGCCGGGCAGCGCGTCCAGCCCCAGCAGCAGGGTGACCGCGCCCAGCACCATGCCGTTGAAGGCGGCCTGCCGCAGGATCGGCTCCCAATGCTCGCGGGCGACGAAGGTTTCGACCATGTCCAGCGGATGGCCGTTCCGCTCGTCCGGATCGGTGTACAGGCTCATGGCTGGGCTCCACAGGCTTGGTGGGGCTCCGCCCGATGGCTACCAGGGCGGTGCGGTGTCAGGATCGGCGGATGCTGTCCGCCATCTTTTTGGCGACGGTCAGCAGGTCGCCGTCGGCCTTGTTGCCGGTGACGGTGTAGGCGACCAGCCCGGCTCGCCAGTAGACGAGCCGCAGGCTGTCCTGCACGACGGTGTGCAGGGTGCCGTCCTGCGCCGGACCTCCGGACGCGACGAACAGGGTCAGCAGTTCGCCGTCCGGTTCCCTGTAGAGAAACTGGAGAGCGGTGCCATGGTTCCATGGCACGATGCTGGCCCGGATCAGGGTCAGTTCCGGACCGATGGCGGGGAGCGCCACCGTCATGCCGCGGCCCTCCGGCAGCGGCACCTGGGCGGTCTGCGCCGGAACCGGCGTGACGTTCGTCTGGGGCGGCGACGGCTGCAGCGTGTTGAGCGCGACGGCCTTGGAATGCGCGTCCGCCGCCTCGTCCGCGAAGGCGGGGACATCATCGACCGCGCCGGCCAACTGCGGTCCGGCAGCCCCGCCCGACTGCACCCACACGGTCAGGCTCCATCCCCCCATGACCAGCAGCATCGCGGCGGCCAGCGGGGCGACCCGCCGGGAGAAACGGTCCATGTCCAGACGCCAGCGCAGGCGCCCGGCCAGCGTTTCGGTCTCCCGCACCGAGACGGCGGCCATCATGTCCAGCCCAAGCCTCAGCATCTCCTGCTGGTGCCGATACTCGTCGAGCTTGGCGGCCAGGGCCGGGTTGGCGGCCAACTGCGCTTCGAAGGCGGCGCGGCGGGCCGGCTCCATCTCGCCGTCCATGTAGAGATGGAGGTCGGCGTCCTGGTTGAGGCTGATGGGATCACCGCCCATGACTCACCTCACCGCCCGCAGGGCGGTCTGGGCGCGGTCGCGCTGGTCCATCTCCCGGTGGCCCATCTCCACACGCAGCGCCTCCCGGCCGCGGGCCAGCCGCGACATCAGCGTGCCGAGCGGGATGTCCAGCTGGCGGGCGGCCTCCTGGTAGCTCATCCCCTCCACGGCGACGAGGGTGAGGACGCGGCGCTGCTCGTCGGGAAGGGTTGAGAAGGCCTCGATGGTCCGCATCAGCTCCACATGGTCGGGCTGGTTGGGCGGCATCTGCCCGTAGGCCATCGCCTCGATGGCCGAGGCGCCGCGCGCCCGCACCTGCTCCCGCCGTACCCCGTTGACGTGGACGTTGTGCAGGATGCCGAACAGCCAGGACCGCAGGTCGCCGTTCGGCCGGAAGGTCCGGGAGCCGGAAATGGCGCGCACCAGCGTCTCCTGCACGAGATCCTCCGCGTCGTCGCGGTTGCGCGCCAGCGCGAGGGCGTAGCGGCGCAGGGAGCGCAGTTGATTCGACAGTTGATCGCGCAGGCTGAACGTCACGTCTCCACCCCGTGGACTGGATTTTCCCGAATTCCTGCTCCGTTTTCGTTTCGGGAGGCCCTTTTAATCCCGGGGCGGGACGCTTTCCGCGGTCAATCGTCGTCGTGGTCGCGGGAGGGCCGGTGCAGGGAGCCATCGGCGAGGATGATCTCGCTGGCCATCAGCCCGCCCTTGCGGACACGGCCGGTGACGGTGATGGGGGCGCCTTGCGCAATGCCTTCCGGCAGGACGCCGCGCATCCTGACATCCGTCCGCCCGCTGTCGTCCTGAACGGTCATCCAGTTGACGCCCACGGCGGCGACCGACCCGGAGACGGTGCCGCCCCCGGCCCGCAGCGCTTCGGCGATTGGCTGCGGCGAGGCAGCCTGGACCGTGCGGTGCCGCTCGCCGGCGTCGGCGGGGCCGGACAGCAGAAAGGCGGCAAAGGCCGCGGCCAGGACGGGGGCGGCCAGAAGGGGGAGGGTGGTGGAAGGGCGCATGATCCTGTCTCCATCGCAAGGGGCGGAAGGCCCGCCCGAACAGGAGGGATCATGGCAAGCCGCGGCTGAGCCTTGCCTGAACGGCGCGTTCAAGCGCGGTTCAGCAAGACCGATCACAATCCGCTTGATCGACGGGGATCGTCTATAAATTAGAGATATCTTATTTAAAGGGCTGATGAAGCCCATGTCGTCCAACGAGCCATCCATCGCGTCATCCACCGTGCCGCCGCTCGACCCCGCCCCGGCGTCGCCTTTCCCTGAGCGCATGCGCCCGCACGGATTGAAAGCGACAGCGTAAGGGTGTATGCGGCGCGTCGGGGTCCGTTCCGGCGGTTCCCCGCGTCTTCACCCGTCCGAAGGATGCCATGCGGTTCACGGTCCGCCCGGGTTGCCTGATGCTGGCGCTGCTGGGGGTTCTCTCCGCCGGGCTTCCCGCCCGGGCGGTGGAACCGCCGATCCGCGTCGGCGTGCTGGCCTACCGTGGCGGCGACCACGCCAACGCCGTCTGGGAACCGACCGTCCGCTATCTCGCGGACCGCTTTCCGCAGCGCGGGGCGGAGATGGTGCCGCTCGACCTGCCGGGCATGGACGCGGCGGTGGCCGCCGGCAGCGTCGATTTCGTGCTGACCAACACCGGCAATTATGTGGAGCTGGAGGCCCGCCACGGCGTCACGCGCATCGCCACGCTCCATTCCTCCCGCTCCGGCGCGTCGGGGGCGGCGGTGGGCTCCGCTCTGATCGTCCGGGCGGGGCGCGAGGATATCCAGACGCTTGCGGACCTGAAGGGCAAGACCGTGATGGCGGTGGACCCCGACGCCTTCGGCGGCTTCCAGGTTGCCTGGGGCGCGATGCTGACGGCCGGGGTCGATCCCTACGGCGATTTGAAGGAGCTGCGCTTCTCCGGATTTCCCGTGGACCGCGTCGCCTTCGCCGTCCGCGACGGGGAGGTGGACGCCGGCGTCCTGCGCGCCTGCGTGCTGGAGGAGTTGGCCCAGGAAGGCCGCCTCGACCGGGCGCAGTTCCAAGTCGTCGCCCCGCGGACGGAGCCGGGATTCGGCTGCGCCCTGTCCACCGGACTCTACCCCGACTGGCCGCTCGCCCGGCTGGCCAAAACGCCGGAGGATCTGGCGAAGGCGGTGGTGGTCGCGCTGTTCCAGATGCCCGACAGCCATCCTGCGGCTCTGGCCGGCGGCTACGAGGGCTGGACGGTGCCGCTGGACTACCAGCCGGTCCACGGCCTGTTCCGCAGCCTGCGCATCGGCCCCTACGAGCATCTGCGCGACGTCACCCTGCTCGACCTCGCGCGGGAGCACTGGCACTGGCTGGCGCTGGCCGCGCTGGCCCTGCTGTGGTGGGCGGTCCATTCGCTGCGGGTCGAGCATCTCATCAAGGTGCGCACCGCCGAATTGCGCGCGGCCAACCGCGAGCTGCGCCGCGAGATGGCCGAGCGCCGCCGCGCCGAGGACACCGCGCGGGAACGGCAGAAGGAGATGGACCATGTCGCCCGCCTCTCCATCCTCGGCGAGATGGCCAGCAACATCGCGCATGAGCTGAACCAGCCGCTGGGCGCCATCGCCAACTACGCGCGCGGCTGCACGCGGCGGCTGGAGGCCGGGGTGGGCAGCGCCGCGGAGTTCGCGGAGGCCTCCCGCGCCATCGCCGCCCAGGCCGACCGCGCGGGGCAGATCATCGCCCGCATCCGCGACTTCGTGCGCAAGCGCGCCGTCCAGCTGGAGCCGGCCGACGTCAACGGGGCGGTGGAGGCGGCGCTGCAGCTCTGCGAGGGGCGGGCGCGCAGCGGCAACATTCCGGTCATCCGCGAATTGGCCTCCGGCCTTCCGCCGGTCCTGGCCGACCGGGTGCAGATCGAACAGGTCGTCCTGAACCTCGTCAAGAACGCGCTGGACGCCATGGATGATGGCGCGGAGGAGGGCAGGGGCGTCACCGTGCGCACCGGCCTGGACGCGGAAGGGCGGGTGGAGATCGCCGTGGCCGACCGCGGGCACGGCCTGTCGGAGGACGCGCGGGCGCGGCTGTTCGATCCCTTCTTCACCACCAAGCCGGGCGGCATGGGGCTGGGCCTGTCGATCTGCCGGACCATTGTGGAAAGCCATGGCGGCCATCTCTGGGCCACCGATCATCCGGGCGGAGGCACCGTCGTGCGCTTCGTCCTGCCCGCAGCGGAGGAGAAGGTCAATGCAGGCTGACGCGGCCCGCACCGTCTACGTGGTGGACGACGATCCGGCGATGCGCCATTCGCTGGGCTGGCTGATCGGCTCGCTGGGCGTGGCGGTGGAGTCCTTCGGCTCCGGCGAGGAGTTCCTGCGCGCCATGCGCGCCGACCAGCCCGGCTGCCTCGTCACCGACGTGCGGATGCCGGGGATGAGCGGCCTGGAGCTGCAGGACACGCTGGCCCGCGCCGGCTCCGTCCTGGCCGTCGTGGTCATCACCGGCCACGGCGACGTGCCGATGGCCGCCCGCGCCTTCCGCGCCGGGGCGGTGGACTTCATCGAGAAGCCCTTCAACGACCAGGTTCTGCTCGACCGGGTGCACGAGGCGCTGGAAACGTCCCGGCGGGCGTGGGAGGCGCAGGCGCGCAAGGCCCATGTCCGCGCCCTGCTGGCCCGCCTGACCCCGCGGGAGCGGCAGGTCGCCGATCTGGTGGTGCAGGGCAAGCCGAACAAGGTCATCGCGGCGGAGATCAACCTCAGCCTGAAGACGGTGGAGGTTCATCGCCACAACGTCATGGACAAGCTGGAGGTCGCCTCCGTCTCCGACCTGACCCGCCTACTCTTGGAAGCGGAGTAGCGCTCAGACGGCCGCCATCGCCTGCCGCACCCAGCCAAGCAGGGCCGGCAGCGGCATCGCCCCCGCGGTGCGCGCCACCTCGCGTCCGTGATGGACCAGCACGAGGGTCGGAATGCTGCGCACGCCGAAGCGGGCGGCCAGATCGGGTGCGGCCTCGGTGTCCACCTTGGCGAGGCGGACATGGGGCTCAAGCTGGCCGGCGGCCTGCTCGAAGACCGGCGCCATCATCCGGCACGGCCCACACCACTCCGCCCAGAAGTCGATGAGCAGCGGCAGGTCGCTGCGCTCCGCCTGGGCGGTGAAGCGGGCGGCGGTCAAAGCGATGGGCTTCCCCTGGAACAGCGGCTGGCCGCAGCGGCCACATTTGCCGGCGCCGGGCTGGTCGAGGCGTCCGCGCGGCATGCGGTTCAGGGTGTCGCAGCTCGGGCAGGCGACGTGCAGAAGATCGGACATGGCGCGGCTTCCCTCCGGGACGGGCAACTTTATGAGCGTGATCTAATGCAGCGTTCATGAAGCGCAAGAGGCCGCCGGCGCCGGGCAGGGCTGAGGTCGGCGCCCCTTATCATTGTGGGGTCAAGCGGTCGGCACGACCGAGGGATGCGCGCCTTCGGCATTGCGGTGGGCGGCACGCTGTTCCTAGAATGCCGGCCCATGGCCGCTGTCCCAGGAGGGAGCAGCCACGTCCTTCCGCCCAAGCCCTTCCGCAGAACCGCGATTTCGAATGAAGCCTTCCTTTTCGTCCGCCTCCGCCGCCGGCTGCTCCTCCATGGACGATCCCGGCCCCGCCCTGGCGCGCGCGCGGGCGCTGACGGCGGGATGGGGGGCCGGGGCGCGGGCGCTGTCCGCTCTGCCCGCCGCCGTGGTCCCGGCGCCCTATCGGACGCTGCTCGACCACGACCGCGGCATGACCGCCGTCCTGTCGGAGCGGTGGGGCGAGCCGGTGGGCGTGCGGGTGCTGCGCCAGTGGACGGAGCCGGACGGCACGGCGCTGTGGCGCGACATCGCGCTGACCATCGGGCCGGACGCTCTGCCGGTGGAGCTGGCGAGCATCCGCATCGCCCTCGGCGGCTTTCCCGCGGCCTTCGCCGAGCAGCTTCGCGAAGGGACCGAGCCCTTCGGCCGCCTGCTGGCGCGGAACGGTGTTGCCTTCTCGGTGGAGGTGCTGGGCCTGCTGACCGCTCCCGCCGACCATGTCTGGGCCGCGGAGGGGCGCGTGTCGCCCGGAGCCGCGCTGTACGGACGCATTGGGCGGCTGGTGCGGGCGGACGGCTGGACCATCGCGGAAACGGTGGAACTGCTTCCCCGCGCCTGACGCCGAACGGGGTGCCATCCGGCGGAGCATCTGCTAAATCTGCAAGACCGTCCACCCCCTCCCCAACGGTGACCATGACCGCCCCGCATCTCCCCTATCTGTCGCAGTTCTCGCTGGAAGGCCGGGTGGCGCTGGTCACCGGCTCCGGGCGCGGGCTGGGTCTGGAAATCGCCCGCGCCATGGCCGGGTCCGGCGCCCATGTGCTGCTGAACGGGCGCGACGCCGCGCGGCTGGAGCCGCTGGCCGAGGCCATCGCCGCGGCCGGCGGGCGGGCCTCCGTGCTGGCCTTCGACGTGGCCGACCGCGGTGCGGTGCGGGACGCCTTCGCGCGGATCGCGCAGGATCATGGGCGGCTGGACGTGCTGGTCCAGAATGTCGGGCAGCGCAACCGCAAGCCGTTGACCGACTTCGCGGACGAGGAGATCAGCGACCTGCTCAACGTCGATCTGGCCGCCGGCCTGATCCTGGCGCGGGAAGCGGCGCGGCTGATGCTGCCCCAGGGCTTCGGGCGGCTGATCACGGTGACCTCCATCTCCGGGCAGATCGCCCGCGCCAACGACGCGGTCTACGCCGCCGCGAAGGCCGGGCTGGCCGGCATGGTGCGGGCGCTCGCCGCCGAGTACGGCGCAAAGGGCCTGACCAGCAACGCCATCGCGCCGGGCTTCTTCGCGACGGAGACCAACGCCGGCATCACCGGCAACCCGGCCCTGTCCGCCTATTTCGAGGGGCGCACCCCGATGGGGCGCTGGGGCCGACCGGAGGAGATCGCCGGGGCCGCGGTGTTCCTGGCCTCGCCCGCCGCGTCCTACGTCAATGGGCATGTGTTGGTGGTGGACGGCGGCGCCACCATTCTCATGTAAGGCCGGTCTTAAAGGAAGCTCCGCCGCCATGCTGGCGATCCCCTTGTCATGCGCCGATCCGGCGGAGGCTTTCCGCGCCCTGTCCGGACAGCCGTGGTCGATGCTGCTCGACAGCGCCGCCCCACACCCGGCCCATGGCCGCTACAGCTACATCGCGGCGGAGCCCGTCCGCACCCTGGAGTCGCTGGACGGGCGGGCGCATCTCGACGGCCGTCCAGTGGACGGCGACCCCTTCGCCGTGCTGGCGGCGGAGCTGGCGCGCCACGCCCGGCCCGAGGGTCCGCCGGGGCCCGCGCCCTTTTGCGGCGGGGCGGTCGGCTTCATCGGCTACGAGGCGGGGCTGCGGCTGGAGCGCATCCGTTCGCGCCACGCCAACCCCGGCGGCCAGCCGGAGATGGCCTTCGGCTTCTACGACGCGGTGGCCGCCTTCGACCATGCGGAGCGCCGCGCCTGGGTGATCGCCGCCCGCCCGGAGGCCGAGGGCCGTGCCCGCGCCCTGGCGGCCCGGCTGGAGGGCGGCGGAGCGTCCCCCCTCGGCCCCGTCCCGGCCGCCCCCTGGCGGAGCGAGCTGGACCGCGACGACTATCTGGCGCGGGTGGAGCGGGTGCTGGAGTACATCCGGGCCGGCGACATCTATCAGGCCAACTTCACGCAGCGCTTCCTGGCCGAGCGGCGCGACGGGCTGGACAGCTACGCGCTGTACCGGCGGCTGCGCGCGATCAGCCCGGCCCCCTTCGCCGCCTATCTGGACTGCGGTCCGCGCCTGCGAATCGCCAGCGCCTCGCCGGAGCGCTTCATCCGCCTCAGCGCCGCCGGGGAGGTGGAGACCCGCCCGATCAAGGGCACCCGCCCGCGCTACGCCGACCCCAGCGCGGACGCCGCCGCCGCCGCTGAGCTGGTGGCCAGCATCAAGGACCGGGCGGAAAACCTGATGATCACCGACCTGCTGCGCAACGACCTCGGCCGGGTGTCGCGGATCGGCAGCGTGCGGGTGCCGACGCTCTACGGGCTGGAGAGCTTCGCCAGCGTCCATCACCTCGTCTCGGTGGTCACGGCGCGGCTGCGGCCCGGCCTGGGGGCGGTGGATCTGCTGCGGGCGGCGCTGCCCGGCGGCTCGATCACCGGGGCGCCCAAGATCCGCGCCATGCAGATCATCGACGAGCTGGAGGTGGCGCGGCGCGGCGCCTATTGCGGCTCCGTCGCTTGGCTCGGTTTCGACGGCGCGATGGACAGCAGCATCGTCATCCGCACCCTGTCGATCACGCCGGACACGGTGATCGCCCAGGCCGGCGGCGGCATCGTCGCCGATTCCGACCCGGCGGACGAGCATGAGGAGATGATGGTCAAGATCCGCGCCCAGCTCCGCGCGCTGCAGGAGGAGCGGGCATGAGCCCGGGCATGAACGTCGTCTGGCTGAACGGGCGCCTGCTGCCGGCGGAGGAGGCGCGCATCGACCCGGCGGACCGCGGCTTCACGCTGGGCGACGGGCTGTTCGAAACGATCCGGGTGGCCGGCGGCACCGCCCGCCATCTCGGCCGGCATCTCGACCGGCTGGCGGACGGCGCGGCGCTGCTCGGCCTGCCGCTTCCCCACGGCGCCACGGCGCTGGCCGACGCCGCAGCCGCGCTGATCGCGGCGCAGGACCAAGCGGATGGCGGGGTGGAGGGCGTGCTGCGGATCACGCTGACACGGGGCACCGGAGCGCGCGGCGTGCTGCCCCCGGCGGACGCCGTGCCGACTCTGCTGATGACGCTGGCCCCCGCGCCGCCGCCCGCCGGCCCGGTGGAGGCGGCCATCGCCCGCAGCACCCGGCGCAACGAGCATTCGCCGCTGTCGCGCGTGAAGTCGCTGAACTACCTGGACTCCATCCTCGCCCGGCGGGAGGCGGCGACGCGCGGCGCGGGAGAGGCGCTCCTGCTCAACGGCGCGGGCCGTCTGGCCGAATCCAGCGTGGCGAACCTGTTCGTCGTCCGGGACGGGCGCCTGCTGACCCCGCCGGTCGCCGAAGGCGCCCTGCCGGGCATCCGCCGCGCGCTGATCCTGGAACGGAGCGATGCCGGGGAGGCGCCGCTTGACGTCGCCGATCTGCTGGGGGCCGAGGAGGCTTTCCTGACCAACAGCCTGGGCCTGCGGCCGCTGCTGCGCGTCGACGGGCAGGCCATCGGCGCCGGAACCGTGGGGCCGGTGACCGCCGCCCTGCTGAAGGACATTGCGGCAGAGTAGAGCGCCCGCTTACGGGCGGAGGTAGGACCAGCCCTCTTCCTGAAGCTGCATCAGGCGGACGACGCCAGAGGGCACCAGCTTGGCTTCCGGCACCATGGGGACCTCGCCCTGTTCGACGCGGATCATGCCGTTGCGGGTGTTCTCGCAGGCGGAGTAGGTCAGGGTCGGCAGGCTGCCCTTCAGCGACGCCAGCCGGTCCTTCACCGGCGAGCGGTCGGCGCGCAGCATGTGCAGGCCGGGGCCGAAGGTGACCAGTTCGACCTCCACCGTTTCGCCGATGGCCTTGTAGTATTCGATGATGTTCTTGACGTTGTTCAGCGCCATGTTCATCAGCGCCGGGTCGTTGCTGCTGACCTGGATGGCGACGCGGTGGACGCCGGGCTGGTCCGCCGCGGCCTTCCGTCCCGGCATGGCGGCGGTCATCCCGGCGAATCCGGCCAGGGCCAGCGCCGCCCGGCGCGTGGAACGCATCGCCATGTCATCCTCCCTTCCGCTGTGGGGGCATCCACAGTCCTAGCACAATGACCCTGGCCGCCGCTTGTTCCCGAAGGGAGAGGGGACGCGACGGAAGGGGGAGGCGGTCAGCGGCGCCGGGCGTGCCGGGCGGCCTGGACCATCATCATCTCCCCGACATTTTCGGGCGTCACCAGACCGACCAGCCGTCCGTTTCCGTCATCGACGCCGATCGCGGGCAGGCTTTTCTCCTGCATCAGCCGCAGCGCCTCCTCCAGCTTGCCGTGCCGGTGGATCACGGGGATGTCGGGGCGCATCACCTCCAGCACCGGCGTGTCCGGGCCGCGGTCGCGCAGGGCGCGGATCAGGTCGTCGCGGGTCAGCACGCCGCGCAGCGTGCCGGCGCCGTCCACCACGGGAAACTCGTGCTGGGTCGTCCGGATCAGGCATTGCACCGCGTCCTCCAGCACGCCGGAGGGCGGCAGCGTCTCGAAGCGGGTGACCATGGCGTCCGAGACGACCACGCCGTGGGTGATCTCGCGCATCTGCACCGCGTGCGCCTCCGACGAGGCGCCCAGATAGACGAACAGCGCGATGAACAGCAGCATCGGGTTGCCGAACAGGCCGAGCAGTCCCAGCCCGATGGCCAGCGCCTGCCCGACCGAGGCCGCCACCTGGGTGCCGCGGACATAGCCCATGCGGCTCGCCAGCACCGCCCGCAGCACGCGCCCGCCGTCCATGGGGAAGGCCGGGATCAGGTTGAACAACGCCAGGAATAGGTTGACCACGGCCAGCCGGGACAGCACGTCGATTCCGGCGTTCCGCACCTCCGCCGCGCCGGCCGGCACGAAGCCGCCGAGCGCGGCGTAGAGCAGGGCGGCGATCACCAGATTCACCGCCGGTCCGGCCAGCGCCACCACCAGCTCCTGCGACGGCTTCTCCGGCAACCGTTCCAGCCGGGCCACCCCGCCGATCGGCAGCAGCGTGATGTCCGGCGTGCG from Azospirillum brasilense includes the following:
- a CDS encoding anti-sigma factor family protein; translation: MGGDPISLNQDADLHLYMDGEMEPARRAAFEAQLAANPALAAKLDEYRHQQEMLRLGLDMMAAVSVRETETLAGRLRWRLDMDRFSRRVAPLAAAMLLVMGGWSLTVWVQSGGAAGPQLAGAVDDVPAFADEAADAHSKAVALNTLQPSPPQTNVTPVPAQTAQVPLPEGRGMTVALPAIGPELTLIRASIVPWNHGTALQFLYREPDGELLTLFVASGGPAQDGTLHTVVQDSLRLVYWRAGLVAYTVTGNKADGDLLTVAKKMADSIRRS
- a CDS encoding sigma-70 family RNA polymerase sigma factor, with protein sequence MTFSLRDQLSNQLRSLRRYALALARNRDDAEDLVQETLVRAISGSRTFRPNGDLRSWLFGILHNVHVNGVRREQVRARGASAIEAMAYGQMPPNQPDHVELMRTIEAFSTLPDEQRRVLTLVAVEGMSYQEAARQLDIPLGTLMSRLARGREALRVEMGHREMDQRDRAQTALRAVR
- a CDS encoding cytochrome c maturation protein CcmE, with the translated sequence MRPSTTLPLLAAPVLAAAFAAFLLSGPADAGERHRTVQAASPQPIAEALRAGGGTVSGSVAAVGVNWMTVQDDSGRTDVRMRGVLPEGIAQGAPITVTGRVRKGGLMASEIILADGSLHRPSRDHDDD
- a CDS encoding sensor histidine kinase, with protein sequence MRFTVRPGCLMLALLGVLSAGLPARAVEPPIRVGVLAYRGGDHANAVWEPTVRYLADRFPQRGAEMVPLDLPGMDAAVAAGSVDFVLTNTGNYVELEARHGVTRIATLHSSRSGASGAAVGSALIVRAGREDIQTLADLKGKTVMAVDPDAFGGFQVAWGAMLTAGVDPYGDLKELRFSGFPVDRVAFAVRDGEVDAGVLRACVLEELAQEGRLDRAQFQVVAPRTEPGFGCALSTGLYPDWPLARLAKTPEDLAKAVVVALFQMPDSHPAALAGGYEGWTVPLDYQPVHGLFRSLRIGPYEHLRDVTLLDLAREHWHWLALAALALLWWAVHSLRVEHLIKVRTAELRAANRELRREMAERRRAEDTARERQKEMDHVARLSILGEMASNIAHELNQPLGAIANYARGCTRRLEAGVGSAAEFAEASRAIAAQADRAGQIIARIRDFVRKRAVQLEPADVNGAVEAALQLCEGRARSGNIPVIRELASGLPPVLADRVQIEQVVLNLVKNALDAMDDGAEEGRGVTVRTGLDAEGRVEIAVADRGHGLSEDARARLFDPFFTTKPGGMGLGLSICRTIVESHGGHLWATDHPGGGTVVRFVLPAAEEKVNAG
- a CDS encoding response regulator transcription factor, encoding MQADAARTVYVVDDDPAMRHSLGWLIGSLGVAVESFGSGEEFLRAMRADQPGCLVTDVRMPGMSGLELQDTLARAGSVLAVVVITGHGDVPMAARAFRAGAVDFIEKPFNDQVLLDRVHEALETSRRAWEAQARKAHVRALLARLTPRERQVADLVVQGKPNKVIAAEINLSLKTVEVHRHNVMDKLEVASVSDLTRLLLEAE
- the trxC gene encoding thioredoxin TrxC is translated as MSDLLHVACPSCDTLNRMPRGRLDQPGAGKCGRCGQPLFQGKPIALTAARFTAQAERSDLPLLIDFWAEWCGPCRMMAPVFEQAAGQLEPHVRLAKVDTEAAPDLAARFGVRSIPTLVLVHHGREVARTAGAMPLPALLGWVRQAMAAV
- a CDS encoding SDR family oxidoreductase, which translates into the protein MTAPHLPYLSQFSLEGRVALVTGSGRGLGLEIARAMAGSGAHVLLNGRDAARLEPLAEAIAAAGGRASVLAFDVADRGAVRDAFARIAQDHGRLDVLVQNVGQRNRKPLTDFADEEISDLLNVDLAAGLILAREAARLMLPQGFGRLITVTSISGQIARANDAVYAAAKAGLAGMVRALAAEYGAKGLTSNAIAPGFFATETNAGITGNPALSAYFEGRTPMGRWGRPEEIAGAAVFLASPAASYVNGHVLVVDGGATILM
- the pabB gene encoding aminodeoxychorismate synthase component I, whose translation is MLAIPLSCADPAEAFRALSGQPWSMLLDSAAPHPAHGRYSYIAAEPVRTLESLDGRAHLDGRPVDGDPFAVLAAELARHARPEGPPGPAPFCGGAVGFIGYEAGLRLERIRSRHANPGGQPEMAFGFYDAVAAFDHAERRAWVIAARPEAEGRARALAARLEGGGASPLGPVPAAPWRSELDRDDYLARVERVLEYIRAGDIYQANFTQRFLAERRDGLDSYALYRRLRAISPAPFAAYLDCGPRLRIASASPERFIRLSAAGEVETRPIKGTRPRYADPSADAAAAAELVASIKDRAENLMITDLLRNDLGRVSRIGSVRVPTLYGLESFASVHHLVSVVTARLRPGLGAVDLLRAALPGGSITGAPKIRAMQIIDELEVARRGAYCGSVAWLGFDGAMDSSIVIRTLSITPDTVIAQAGGGIVADSDPADEHEEMMVKIRAQLRALQEERA
- a CDS encoding aminotransferase class IV yields the protein MSPGMNVVWLNGRLLPAEEARIDPADRGFTLGDGLFETIRVAGGTARHLGRHLDRLADGAALLGLPLPHGATALADAAAALIAAQDQADGGVEGVLRITLTRGTGARGVLPPADAVPTLLMTLAPAPPPAGPVEAAIARSTRRNEHSPLSRVKSLNYLDSILARREAATRGAGEALLLNGAGRLAESSVANLFVVRDGRLLTPPVAEGALPGIRRALILERSDAGEAPLDVADLLGAEEAFLTNSLGLRPLLRVDGQAIGAGTVGPVTAALLKDIAAE
- a CDS encoding site-2 protease family protein, translated to MSWSIPIGTMKGTVIRIHVTFFLFLLWIGAAYHAQGGWPAALEGVVFLSLLFLCVLLHEFGHVFAARRYGVRTPDITLLPIGGVARLERLPEKPSQELVVALAGPAVNLVIAALLYAALGGFVPAGAAEVRNAGIDVLSRLAVVNLFLALFNLIPAFPMDGGRVLRAVLASRMGYVRGTQVAASVGQALAIGLGLLGLFGNPMLLFIALFVYLGASSEAHAVQMREITHGVVVSDAMVTRFETLPPSGVLEDAVQCLIRTTQHEFPVVDGAGTLRGVLTRDDLIRALRDRGPDTPVLEVMRPDIPVIHRHGKLEEALRLMQEKSLPAIGVDDGNGRLVGLVTPENVGEMMMVQAARHARRR